The proteins below come from a single Erythrobacter sp. SG61-1L genomic window:
- a CDS encoding M23 family metallopeptidase: MLLTAAPATAAPDPATETEHVVTAGETLSGIANRAKVPLVAIAEANGLAEPYVVKLGQKLIIPRQRVHVVKAGDTGFAIGFQYGVPFSLIAQANGIASDAVLKVGQRLIIPAVISNPRPIEITQPSFRRPHDGPVILGWRRRPDGGGHEGVDFRVKDGDMVRAAASGTVIFAGKAPERFGNLVVIDHGNGWHTAYAHLQKVTVKKGETIRAGERVGLGGHSGEATGPELHFEVRQNGQPVDPAPLLGLKEGG; the protein is encoded by the coding sequence ATGCTGCTGACTGCCGCGCCCGCCACAGCCGCGCCCGATCCGGCGACCGAGACCGAGCATGTCGTGACCGCAGGCGAAACGCTGAGCGGCATTGCCAATCGCGCCAAGGTACCGCTGGTGGCGATTGCCGAAGCGAACGGCCTTGCCGAACCCTATGTGGTCAAGCTCGGCCAGAAGCTGATCATTCCGCGCCAGCGTGTCCACGTGGTCAAGGCAGGCGACACCGGCTTTGCCATCGGCTTTCAATATGGCGTGCCCTTCAGCCTGATCGCACAGGCCAATGGCATCGCCTCCGATGCCGTGCTGAAGGTCGGGCAAAGGCTGATCATCCCGGCCGTGATTTCCAACCCCAGGCCGATCGAGATTACCCAGCCGTCCTTCCGCCGCCCGCATGACGGGCCGGTGATCCTTGGCTGGCGTCGCCGCCCGGATGGCGGCGGACATGAAGGCGTGGATTTCCGGGTGAAGGATGGCGACATGGTGCGCGCCGCTGCATCCGGCACCGTGATCTTTGCGGGCAAGGCACCCGAACGCTTCGGCAATCTGGTGGTGATCGACCACGGCAATGGCTGGCACACCGCCTATGCCCATCTGCAGAAGGTCACCGTGAAGAAGGGCGAGACGATCCGCGCGGGCGAGCGTGTGGGCCTGGGCGGACACAGCGGCGAGGCGACGGGGCCTGAACTCCATTTCGAAGTCCGCCAGAACGGCCAGCCGGTCGATCCCGCACCGCTTCTCGGACTGAAAGAGGGCGGCTGA
- the surE gene encoding 5'/3'-nucleotidase SurE: MRILLTNDDGINAPGMEVLEAIAAQLSDDVTVCAPAEENSGAGHSLTLHMPVRLREHGGRRFSVTGTPTDSVNLGLSKLFADGKPDLIISGINNGENLADDVTYSGTISAAMEGALAGIPAIALSQATRERGHGFAAAEAWAEKVLRPLLDMQMAKRTVINVNFPALAAEEVRGIRVTRQGFHDYSRGSVVEGVDPRGRPYFWFGLEDVEHTLDHGTDLEAVNDGYISITPLQLDLTHHAAIGALAERFA; this comes from the coding sequence ATGCGCATCCTCCTCACCAATGATGACGGCATCAACGCCCCCGGCATGGAAGTGCTGGAAGCCATCGCGGCGCAGCTGAGCGACGATGTGACCGTCTGCGCCCCGGCGGAGGAAAATTCCGGCGCCGGCCACTCGCTCACCCTGCACATGCCCGTGCGCCTGCGCGAGCATGGCGGGCGCCGCTTCTCGGTTACCGGCACCCCCACCGATTCCGTCAATCTCGGCCTCAGCAAGCTGTTCGCCGATGGCAAGCCTGACCTCATCATTTCCGGCATCAACAATGGCGAGAACCTTGCGGATGACGTGACCTATTCGGGCACTATCTCCGCTGCGATGGAAGGCGCACTGGCAGGCATCCCGGCCATCGCTCTGAGCCAGGCAACACGCGAACGGGGTCATGGCTTTGCCGCCGCCGAGGCATGGGCCGAAAAGGTTCTGCGCCCGCTGCTGGACATGCAGATGGCCAAGCGCACCGTCATCAACGTCAACTTCCCGGCGCTGGCGGCCGAGGAAGTACGCGGCATTCGCGTGACCCGACAGGGCTTTCACGATTATTCGCGCGGCTCCGTTGTGGAAGGCGTCGATCCTCGCGGGCGGCCCTATTTCTGGTTCGGGCTGGAAGATGTGGAACACACGCTGGACCATGGGACGGACCTTGAAGCCGTGAATGACGGCTATATCTCCATCACCCCGCTCCAGCTCGATCTGACCCATCACGCAGCCATCGGTGCTCTGGCGGAACGGTTCGCCTGA
- a CDS encoding helix-turn-helix transcriptional regulator — protein MSQKHSQPIEVEAFHSEAQPWNGRARVVMDRDSSRDEIALLAALTAKQKEVLDQLVQHKTSKEIARELGISPHTVDQRIQFAKSKLGAATRGELAQEYRRICSICDAMTYENSRIAETLEPAEIATMDGGAPEPPDLAEANDTSEAELGDASDTPVVPEIFEGPYGNLMRIGTILLLALIILILALGSMAVFTEASRILGR, from the coding sequence TTGAGCCAGAAACACAGCCAGCCAATTGAAGTTGAAGCGTTTCATAGTGAAGCGCAGCCATGGAACGGGCGCGCCAGGGTCGTTATGGACAGGGATTCATCCCGAGACGAAATTGCCCTGCTAGCGGCACTGACCGCCAAGCAGAAGGAGGTGCTCGATCAATTGGTCCAGCACAAGACGTCGAAGGAAATCGCGCGTGAACTGGGCATCTCTCCGCACACGGTCGACCAGCGCATTCAGTTCGCCAAGTCCAAGCTCGGTGCGGCCACTCGCGGGGAACTGGCGCAGGAATATCGTCGCATTTGCTCCATATGCGACGCAATGACATATGAAAATTCACGTATAGCCGAAACGCTCGAACCCGCCGAGATTGCAACAATGGACGGCGGGGCTCCAGAGCCGCCCGATTTGGCTGAAGCGAATGATACGTCGGAGGCTGAATTGGGCGACGCTAGCGACACCCCTGTCGTCCCAGAGATTTTCGAGGGGCCGTATGGCAACCTGATGCGGATCGGTACGATCCTGTTGCTCGCGCTGATCATTCTGATCCTCGCTTTGGGCAGCATGGCGGTCTTCACCGAAGCATCGCGCATATTGGGACGCTGA
- a CDS encoding DUF2892 domain-containing protein, translating into MFKTNVGGIDRTLRIIVGLVLIALVFVGPKTQWGWLGIIPLATGFLSTCPLYSLIGINTCGTKQG; encoded by the coding sequence ATGTTCAAGACCAATGTCGGCGGGATTGACCGCACTCTGCGTATCATTGTGGGGCTGGTGCTTATCGCGCTGGTGTTCGTCGGCCCCAAGACCCAGTGGGGCTGGCTGGGCATCATCCCGCTCGCCACCGGCTTCCTGAGCACCTGCCCGCTCTATTCGCTGATCGGGATCAATACTTGCGGCACGAAGCAGGGCTGA
- a CDS encoding dihydroorotase, with the protein MKQPLPFTITNGTLVTPAGLRKGALRCEGARIVALGDITPHVGDQIVDAAGKLVAPGLVDLGVFAVDKPAFHFGGITRAALMPDQSPPLDHPARIQFLAYSGKPDLWVHPLAAATVGLEGGNLAELALMRDAGARAVATGRRWIADSGVMLRLLRYAAMLDMVVVTHAEDGGLVGEAVATAGMMATRMGLPSAPAEAEALAVARDIALAELTGARIHLRQVTTRAALDLVRAAKQRGVAVTAGVTPAHFMLSDLATAEFRTFARMSPPLREEADRQAVIEAIGEGTIDVVSSGHDPRGPEDKRLPFADAEPGMAGAETLLAMVLTLVRDGVIDMARAFDLLAANPAALLGVDAGVLAEGMQADIALIDAEKPWIVQSAKMEASAGNTPFDGQPAQGRVTALYKGGVPVGN; encoded by the coding sequence ATGAAGCAGCCCCTGCCGTTTACGATCACCAATGGCACCCTGGTGACACCCGCCGGCCTTCGTAAGGGCGCTCTGCGCTGTGAAGGCGCGCGGATCGTCGCGCTGGGCGATATTACGCCGCACGTGGGCGACCAAATCGTCGATGCCGCTGGCAAGCTGGTCGCGCCGGGCCTAGTGGACCTTGGTGTCTTCGCGGTCGACAAGCCCGCGTTCCATTTCGGCGGGATCACACGCGCGGCACTGATGCCCGACCAGAGCCCACCGCTGGACCATCCGGCGCGCATCCAGTTCCTGGCCTATAGCGGCAAGCCGGACCTGTGGGTCCATCCGCTCGCCGCCGCGACCGTGGGGCTGGAAGGCGGCAATCTGGCGGAGCTTGCGCTGATGCGCGATGCGGGTGCACGTGCCGTTGCCACCGGGCGCCGCTGGATCGCGGATTCTGGCGTGATGCTTCGCCTGCTGCGTTATGCGGCGATGCTGGACATGGTGGTTGTTACCCATGCCGAAGATGGCGGGCTGGTGGGCGAAGCCGTTGCGACGGCGGGCATGATGGCCACGCGCATGGGCCTGCCCAGTGCCCCGGCCGAAGCCGAGGCGCTTGCCGTTGCTCGCGACATCGCGCTGGCCGAACTGACGGGCGCGCGCATTCACCTGCGGCAGGTGACGACCCGTGCCGCGCTCGATCTGGTGCGGGCGGCCAAGCAGCGCGGCGTGGCAGTGACGGCCGGTGTGACGCCTGCCCACTTCATGCTTTCCGATCTGGCCACGGCGGAATTTCGTACCTTTGCCCGCATGTCCCCACCGCTGCGCGAAGAGGCGGACCGGCAGGCGGTGATCGAGGCAATCGGCGAGGGCACGATCGATGTCGTTTCCAGTGGCCACGATCCGCGCGGACCGGAAGACAAGCGCCTGCCATTCGCCGATGCGGAACCGGGCATGGCTGGGGCCGAAACCCTCCTGGCCATGGTGCTGACGCTGGTGCGCGACGGCGTAATCGACATGGCCCGCGCCTTCGATCTGCTGGCTGCAAATCCGGCCGCACTGCTGGGCGTCGACGCCGGGGTACTGGCCGAGGGCATGCAGGCGGACATCGCGCTGATCGACGCTGAAAAGCCGTGGATCGTGCAATCCGCGAAGATGGAAGCGAGCGCGGGCAATACGCCGTTCGATGGCCAGCCCGCGCAGGGCCGTGTCACGGCGCTCTACAAGGGCGGGGTACCGGTCGGGAACTGA
- the sppA gene encoding signal peptide peptidase SppA, translating into MSFAGKVWRLLVGIKDALSLAFLLLFFMALFAILSARPSPGVVRDGALFLQLDGSVVEEASAIDPLEALVSQQLPASQYQARDLVTAIDAAATDKRIKAVVLDLSSFTGGGHIHMQEIGAALDRVRKAKKPVLAFALAYTDDSMMLAAHASEVWVDPMGGAIIAGPGGDRLYLKGLLDYLKVNVRVYRVGTYKSAVEPYMRNDMSPEARENAQALYSSIWEEYKANFRKARPQADIDRVTKDTVAWLQASGGDPSKAALDAKLVDKVGDWEAFGKHVAGIVGADPFDTAPGSFAKTELKPWLAAVKPGSGGRSLTGGKTIGVITIAGEISDGDAGPGEAGGARISGLLDEALNDNLAALVVRVDSPGGTITGSEAIRRAILRHKRKGIPIVVSMGNYAASGGYWVSTPADRIFAEPETVTGSIGVYGVVPTFEKALGFWGVGSDGVRSTPLSGQPDILSGFTPEIDSVLQQTVEHEYGVFLSLVAKSRNMTPQQVDRIAQGRVWDGGTARQIGLVDQFGDVDAAIEWAAQKAGLKQGEWQVHYLGGGTDPYLSLIERLLGSESETTGTASSRDLFATVAGREEQRMGRAVQDLGRLLENRGAQAYCLECAPKTASTPQVSATGRFAALAAWLGR; encoded by the coding sequence ATGAGTTTTGCAGGAAAAGTCTGGCGCCTGTTGGTCGGGATCAAGGATGCGCTCTCGCTTGCATTCCTGCTGCTGTTCTTCATGGCGCTGTTCGCCATCCTCAGCGCCCGACCCAGCCCCGGCGTGGTGCGAGATGGCGCCCTGTTCCTCCAGCTTGATGGCTCCGTGGTGGAAGAAGCATCCGCCATCGATCCGCTCGAAGCGCTGGTCAGCCAGCAATTGCCCGCCTCGCAATATCAGGCGCGCGACCTTGTCACCGCCATCGACGCGGCAGCCACCGACAAGCGGATCAAAGCCGTGGTGCTGGACCTCTCTTCCTTCACCGGGGGCGGGCACATCCACATGCAGGAAATCGGCGCCGCGCTGGACCGGGTGCGCAAGGCGAAGAAGCCGGTGCTCGCATTCGCACTGGCCTATACCGACGATTCCATGATGCTGGCAGCCCATGCCAGCGAAGTGTGGGTCGACCCCATGGGCGGCGCGATCATCGCCGGCCCGGGAGGGGACCGCCTCTATCTCAAGGGCCTGCTCGATTACCTCAAGGTCAATGTCCGGGTCTATCGCGTGGGCACCTATAAGAGCGCGGTCGAACCCTATATGCGCAACGACATGTCGCCAGAGGCGCGGGAGAACGCGCAGGCGCTCTATTCGTCCATATGGGAGGAATATAAGGCCAATTTCCGCAAGGCCCGCCCGCAGGCGGACATCGACCGTGTAACGAAGGACACGGTGGCATGGTTGCAGGCCAGCGGCGGAGATCCCTCGAAAGCGGCACTCGATGCGAAACTGGTCGACAAGGTCGGCGATTGGGAAGCCTTCGGCAAGCATGTGGCCGGGATCGTTGGTGCTGACCCCTTCGACACTGCGCCCGGCTCCTTCGCCAAGACCGAACTCAAGCCCTGGCTTGCCGCCGTCAAGCCGGGATCAGGCGGCCGCAGCCTGACCGGTGGCAAGACGATCGGCGTCATCACCATCGCAGGCGAGATCAGCGACGGCGATGCCGGCCCCGGCGAAGCGGGCGGCGCGCGCATCTCCGGCCTGCTGGACGAGGCGCTGAACGATAATCTGGCTGCACTGGTGGTGCGCGTGGATTCACCGGGCGGCACGATTACAGGCTCCGAAGCGATCCGCAGGGCGATCCTGCGCCACAAGCGCAAGGGCATCCCCATCGTCGTCTCCATGGGCAATTACGCAGCCAGCGGCGGCTATTGGGTATCCACCCCTGCCGACCGCATCTTCGCCGAACCCGAAACCGTGACCGGCTCCATCGGCGTCTATGGCGTCGTGCCCACCTTCGAGAAGGCGCTCGGCTTCTGGGGAGTAGGATCGGACGGCGTAAGGAGCACGCCCCTATCCGGCCAGCCGGACATATTGTCCGGCTTCACTCCCGAAATCGATTCGGTGCTGCAGCAAACGGTTGAACACGAATATGGCGTGTTTCTTTCGCTAGTGGCCAAATCGCGAAACATGACGCCACAACAGGTAGACCGGATCGCTCAGGGCCGTGTGTGGGACGGTGGCACCGCTCGCCAGATCGGCCTGGTAGACCAGTTCGGCGATGTCGATGCAGCCATCGAATGGGCCGCGCAGAAGGCAGGCCTGAAGCAGGGCGAATGGCAGGTGCACTATCTTGGTGGCGGTACGGACCCCTATCTTTCGCTGATCGAGCGACTGCTGGGCAGCGAATCCGAGACCACGGGAACGGCATCTTCCCGCGACCTGTTCGCCACTGTCGCGGGCCGGGAAGAGCAAAGGATGGGGCGTGCGGTGCAAGATCTCGGCCGGCTGCTCGAAAACCGGGGCGCACAGGCCTATTGCCTTGAATGTGCACCAAAAACTGCAAGTACGCCGCAGGTTTCCGCCACCGGCAGGTTTGCAGCGCTGGCCGCCTGGCTTGGTCGTTGA
- the serS gene encoding serine--tRNA ligase encodes MHDLRYIRENPAEFDAGLTKRAAEPASTVILDLDARKREVTTRVQEALSRRNEASKAIGAAMGKGDKETAEALKAEVAELKQTLPALEEDERVLSAELDALLAALPNIPAHDVPLGADETDNVEVARWGTPREFNFTPKEHADLGPALGLDFETGAAMSGARFTFLRGQMARLQRAIGQFMLDTQTMQNAYTECAVPLMVRDEAVFGTGQLPKFAEDLFRTTDGRWLIPTAEVSLTNAVREQIIEESAFPIRMTALTPCFRSEAGAAGRDTRGYIRQHQFEKVELVSVCRPDQWQVEHDHMVRSAECVLEALGLPYRKVLLCSGDMGATAKKTYDLEVWLPGQGAYREISSISWCGEYQARRMNARFKPEGSKRTEFVHTLNGSGLAVGRTLVAILENYQQADGSVEVPAVLQPYMGGVTALEA; translated from the coding sequence ATGCACGACCTGCGATATATCCGTGAGAATCCCGCCGAGTTCGACGCGGGCCTGACCAAGCGCGCGGCCGAACCGGCCTCGACCGTCATTCTGGACCTCGATGCCAGGAAGCGGGAAGTCACCACCCGTGTGCAGGAGGCGCTGAGCCGCCGCAACGAAGCCTCCAAGGCGATCGGCGCCGCGATGGGCAAGGGCGACAAGGAAACCGCAGAGGCACTGAAGGCCGAAGTGGCGGAACTGAAGCAGACCCTGCCCGCGCTGGAAGAGGACGAACGCGTCCTTTCCGCCGAGCTGGACGCTTTGCTGGCGGCCCTGCCCAACATCCCCGCCCATGACGTGCCGCTGGGCGCGGACGAGACGGACAATGTCGAAGTCGCCCGCTGGGGCACGCCGCGCGAATTCAACTTCACGCCGAAGGAACATGCCGATCTTGGCCCGGCACTGGGGCTGGATTTCGAAACCGGCGCGGCCATGTCGGGCGCGCGCTTTACCTTCCTGCGCGGACAGATGGCCCGGCTGCAGCGCGCCATCGGCCAGTTCATGCTCGATACGCAGACGATGCAGAACGCCTATACCGAATGCGCCGTCCCCCTGATGGTGCGCGACGAAGCCGTGTTCGGCACCGGGCAGTTGCCGAAATTCGCGGAAGATCTGTTCCGCACCACCGATGGCCGCTGGCTGATCCCCACGGCCGAAGTCAGCCTGACCAATGCAGTACGCGAACAGATCATAGAGGAAAGCGCATTCCCCATCCGCATGACCGCCCTCACCCCCTGCTTCCGCAGCGAAGCGGGCGCGGCCGGGCGCGATACGCGCGGCTATATACGCCAGCACCAGTTCGAGAAGGTCGAACTGGTCAGTGTCTGCCGCCCCGATCAGTGGCAGGTGGAACACGATCACATGGTCCGCTCGGCCGAATGCGTCCTCGAGGCACTGGGCCTGCCCTATCGCAAGGTTCTGCTGTGCAGCGGCGACATGGGCGCCACCGCGAAGAAGACCTATGACCTCGAAGTGTGGCTGCCCGGACAGGGCGCTTATCGCGAGATCAGCTCGATCAGCTGGTGCGGCGAATATCAGGCGCGCCGGATGAATGCCCGCTTCAAGCCGGAAGGTTCGAAGCGCACGGAATTCGTCCACACGCTCAATGGCTCTGGCCTTGCCGTGGGCCGCACGCTGGTGGCGATCCTCGAGAATTACCAGCAGGCCGATGGTTCGGTGGAAGTGCCCGCCGTGTTGCAGCCCTATATGGGCGGCGTGACGGCGCTGGAAGCCTGA
- a CDS encoding aspartate carbamoyltransferase catalytic subunit: MTATPIPSAPGRFPAGWQAFPHRDLVGIGQLQTHEIMFLLEEAEQWVALNRQPSKHSNLLSGLTIINAFFENSTRTLLSFEIAGKRLGADVVNMHAAQSSVKKGETLIDTAVTLNAMRADAIVIRHASSGAVRLIAEQVDCPVLNAGDGQHEHPTQALLDALALRHALRERGRNEFAEGLWGLRVTICGDILHSRVARSNILCLTALGAEVRVCAPPALMPAGIEEMGVKPFHDFDAALDGAEVVMMLRLQNERMNGQFVPSTREYRHLYGLSAKRLRKAEPDALIMHPGPMNRGVEIDSDVADLEGRSIITRQVEMGVAIRMACLEVLTRRTRGVPGWSAADMAGEIA, translated from the coding sequence ATGACAGCGACGCCAATCCCCTCAGCGCCAGGCCGTTTTCCGGCCGGATGGCAGGCCTTCCCGCATCGTGACCTTGTGGGAATCGGCCAGCTCCAGACCCATGAAATCATGTTCCTGCTGGAAGAGGCGGAACAATGGGTGGCCCTCAATCGCCAGCCTTCCAAGCACAGCAATCTGCTGTCTGGCCTGACGATCATCAACGCCTTCTTCGAAAATTCCACGCGCACGCTGCTGAGCTTTGAAATCGCGGGCAAGCGGCTGGGCGCCGACGTGGTGAACATGCATGCGGCCCAGTCCAGCGTGAAGAAGGGCGAAACGCTGATCGACACGGCAGTGACGCTTAACGCCATGCGCGCCGATGCCATCGTCATACGCCATGCCAGCAGCGGTGCAGTGCGTCTGATTGCCGAACAGGTCGATTGCCCGGTGCTGAATGCGGGAGACGGCCAGCACGAACATCCCACGCAGGCCCTGCTGGATGCGCTGGCCTTGCGCCATGCGCTGCGTGAGCGTGGGCGCAATGAGTTTGCGGAGGGCCTGTGGGGCCTGCGCGTAACGATCTGCGGGGACATTCTGCACAGCCGGGTGGCTCGTTCGAACATCCTTTGCCTCACCGCGCTGGGCGCAGAAGTGCGCGTCTGTGCGCCGCCTGCGCTGATGCCCGCCGGGATCGAGGAAATGGGAGTGAAGCCGTTCCACGATTTCGATGCCGCGCTGGACGGGGCCGAAGTGGTGATGATGCTGCGGCTGCAGAACGAGCGGATGAACGGGCAGTTCGTGCCTTCCACTCGCGAATATCGCCACCTTTACGGGCTGAGCGCAAAGCGGCTGAGGAAGGCGGAGCCCGATGCACTGATCATGCATCCTGGCCCGATGAACCGCGGCGTGGAGATCGACAGCGACGTGGCCGACCTGGAAGGCCGCTCCATCATCACCCGTCAGGTGGAAATGGGCGTGGCGATCCGCATGGCCTGCCTTGAAGTGCTGACCCGCCGGACGCGCGGAGTGCCGGGCTGGAGCGCGGCGGACATGGCCGGGGAGATCGCATAA
- a CDS encoding potassium channel family protein: protein MKRPFSATRRFRPLRRAVRVPVWADLFLRLSAALALIFIVVLVHYADRDGLVDNHDGHVSFLDVVYFTMISITTTGFGDIAPISDRSRLIEAVIVTPIRFAVIFIFVGTAYNFIIKRSWERFRMARIQKQLSGHVVVLGFGVSGSEAVAELIERGTDPSSIVVMDSSEERLQIAEDMGCNVICADAARDENLMAVRIAQAQTVLVSAGRDDASILIVLTVRHLAPSVPISVVVRAEDNEILARQAGADNVINPVRFTGLLLAGSAQGSHVADYLADLASVSGRVQLVERPVRPDELGKPLSSLATGGMGLRIYRGTEAVGFWEEGAKALQPGDIVVEILPTCAEEKSS from the coding sequence ATGAAGCGGCCCTTTTCCGCCACCCGCCGCTTCCGGCCGCTGCGCCGCGCCGTGCGGGTGCCGGTATGGGCCGACCTGTTCCTGCGCCTTTCCGCCGCGCTGGCGCTGATCTTCATCGTGGTGCTGGTGCATTATGCCGACCGCGATGGGTTAGTGGACAATCATGATGGGCACGTCAGCTTTCTTGACGTGGTCTATTTCACCATGATCTCCATCACTACCACCGGCTTTGGCGACATTGCCCCGATCAGCGACCGTTCGCGCCTGATCGAGGCGGTGATCGTCACGCCGATCCGTTTCGCGGTGATCTTCATCTTCGTCGGCACCGCCTATAATTTCATCATCAAGCGCAGCTGGGAGAGATTCCGCATGGCCCGCATCCAGAAACAGCTTTCCGGCCATGTCGTGGTTCTGGGCTTTGGCGTCAGCGGCTCCGAAGCGGTGGCCGAACTGATCGAACGTGGCACCGATCCGTCTTCCATCGTGGTGATGGACAGCAGCGAGGAACGGCTGCAGATCGCCGAGGACATGGGCTGCAACGTGATCTGCGCCGATGCCGCACGCGACGAGAACCTGATGGCCGTGCGCATCGCACAGGCACAGACCGTGCTGGTTTCCGCCGGGCGGGACGATGCCTCCATCCTGATCGTGCTGACCGTGCGCCACCTCGCGCCCAGCGTGCCGATCAGCGTAGTGGTGCGCGCGGAGGATAACGAAATCCTAGCCCGGCAGGCCGGGGCCGACAATGTGATCAACCCGGTGCGCTTTACCGGCCTGCTGCTGGCCGGATCGGCACAGGGCAGCCATGTGGCCGATTATCTGGCCGACCTCGCCTCTGTCTCCGGCCGGGTCCAGCTGGTCGAACGCCCGGTGCGACCGGACGAGCTGGGCAAGCCGCTCAGCAGCCTGGCAACCGGCGGCATGGGCCTGCGCATCTATCGCGGCACAGAGGCGGTTGGTTTCTGGGAGGAAGGCGCAAAGGCCCTCCAGCCCGGTGATATCGTGGTAGAAATCCTGCCCACCTGCGCGGAAGAAAAGTCTTCCTGA
- a CDS encoding MarR family transcriptional regulator, whose protein sequence is MSKSDDPGDFASRLLALSQQLLSMAGAVKSVPDEEEPQQNPWGTLGEVPDETLLVYVAEAIYRHRQARRELFPVGLFGEPGWDILLDLYISSKRNRQVTVSDACLASLVPSTTALRSLAQLEQEGLVERHRDPQDGRRIYVRMLPEAEVRMVAYLTGVLRERQAAGY, encoded by the coding sequence ATGAGCAAATCCGATGATCCGGGTGATTTCGCCAGCCGGCTTCTGGCTCTCAGCCAGCAGCTTCTCTCGATGGCGGGAGCAGTGAAGTCAGTGCCTGACGAAGAAGAACCTCAGCAGAACCCCTGGGGCACGCTTGGCGAAGTGCCGGACGAGACTCTGCTGGTCTACGTCGCAGAGGCAATATACCGGCACCGGCAGGCACGCCGCGAACTATTCCCGGTCGGTCTGTTCGGCGAACCGGGCTGGGACATTCTGCTGGACCTCTATATTTCCAGCAAGCGCAACCGGCAGGTGACGGTCAGCGACGCCTGCCTTGCCTCGCTGGTGCCTTCGACCACTGCCCTCCGCTCGCTTGCCCAACTCGAACAGGAAGGGCTGGTGGAGCGCCATCGCGATCCGCAGGATGGGCGGCGCATCTATGTTCGAATGCTGCCCGAGGCCGAAGTGCGCATGGTCGCCTATCTCACCGGCGTTTTGCGGGAACGGCAGGCCGCGGGATATTGA